Proteins found in one Candidatus Atribacteria bacterium genomic segment:
- a CDS encoding FCD domain-containing protein, whose translation LLDNVYKKTRERFSEIISQKKRQAKSIEEHKIILKALIEKKGELAEKLMREHIENGKDALLQEIELRENNQ comes from the coding sequence TTATTAGATAATGTTTACAAAAAAACAAGAGAACGTTTTTCCGAGATCATATCGCAAAAAAAACGACAGGCAAAATCAATAGAAGAACATAAAATAATTCTAAAAGCTCTAATAGAAAAAAAGGGAGAACTGGCGGAAAAATTAATGAGAGAACATATAGAAAATGGCAAGGATGCCCTTCTCCAAGAAATAGAACTTAGAGAAAATAACCAATAA